The Stenotrophomonas sp. BIO128-Bstrain region CGATGACCGCGGATGAGGAGCGCGCCGACATCCTGCGCAAGCTGGAGGAATCCCGCCAGCGCAATCTGGACGAGCAGCGCGCACTGGCCGAGAAGGACCGTGCGCGCGATGAAGAGATCGCCCGCAAGCGTCAGGAAGAAATCGACGCCAAGGAACGTGCCGAAGCCGAGCGCAAGGCGGCTGAAGCCGCTGCCGAAGCGGCCAAGAACGCACCGCCGGCCCCGGCCCCGGTTGCCGCCAAGCCGGCTGCTGCCGATGCACCGGCGCGCAATGCGCGCCCGGCGGCACCGTCGGCTGCCCGTCCGGCGCCGCGTTCGGACGATCGCAACTCGAACAACAACAACAACCGTCCGGGCGCCAAGCGCGACGACGATGGTGGCAACCGCTTTGCCGGTCAGCTGCATCTGTCGGCCGCCGATCGTGCCCGCCGCGGCAACAACAGCAACTCGCGCGGTCGTCCGACCGGGCGCGTGCAGCACGGCAGCCGCCGTGACAGCAACCAGTCGCGCAGCGGCGGTGGTGCCCATGGCTTCGAACGTCCGGTCGCTCCGATCGTGCGTGACGTCACCATCGGCGACACCATCACCGTCGCCGATCTGGCCCAGAAGCTGGCCGTCAAGGGCGGCGATGTGGTCAAGGCGCTGTTCAAGATGGGCGTCATGGCGACCATCACCCAGACCATCGACCACGACACCGCCGCGCTGGTGACCGAAGAACTCGGCCACAACGTGATCCGTGCCAACACCAACGACGCCGAAGACGCGCTGCTGGCGCTGGCCGGTGGCAACCAGGGCGAGCCGGTGGCACGTCCGCCGGTGGTCACCATCATGGGCCACGTCGATCACGGCAAGACCTCGCTGCTGGATTACATCCGCCGCACCAAGGTCGCCACGGGCGAAGCCGGTGGCATCACCCAGCACATCGGTGCGTACCACGTTGAAACGCCGAAGGGCGTGATCAGCTTCCTGGATACCCCGGGCCACGCGGCGTTTACGTCCATGCGTGCCCGCGGTGCCAAGCTGACCGACATCGTGGTGCTGGTGGTGGCGGCCGATGACGGCGTCATGCCGCAGACCAAGGAAGCCATCCAGCACGCCCGTTCGGCGGGTGTGCCGCTGATCGTGGCGATCAACAAGATCGACAAGTCCGGCGCCGATCCGATGCGCGTCAAGAACGAGCTGCTCACCGAGCAGGTCGTGTCCGAAGACTTCGGTGGCGATACCCAGATGGTCGAGATCTCGGCCAAGGCCGGCCTGGGCATCGACGACCTGCTGGACGCGATCTCGATCCAGGCCGAACTGCTGGAGCTGAAGGCCGTGGCCGACGGCCGCGCCAGCGGCGTGGTCATCGAGTCCTCGCTGGACAAGGGCCGTGGCCCGATCGCCACCGTGCTGGTGCAGCAGGGTTCGCTGAAGAAGGGCGATTACCTGGTCTGCGGTATCCAGTACGGCCGCGTGCGCGCCCTGTTCGACGAAACCGGCGCACAGCCCGACCAGGCTGGCCCGTCGATTCCGGTGCAGGTGCTGGGTCTGTCCGGCGTGCCGGATGCCGGCGATGACTTCGTCGTGGTCGAAGACGAGCGTCTGGCCAAGGACGTCGCGCAGCAGCGCGAAACCAAGCGCCGTGAATCGCGCCTGGTGCAGTCCGCTGGCAGCCGCATGGAAGACATCATGGCGACCCTGGGCAAGGGCGATGGCCAGCAGGTGCTGAACCTGGTGATCAAGGCCGACGTGCAGGGTTCGGTGCAGGCGCTGAGCCAGGCACTGGTCGCGCTGTCCAACGACGACATCCGCATCAACGTGATCCACTCCGGCGTGGGCGGCATCACCGAGTCGGACGCCAACTCGGCGGTTGCCTCCAAGGCCACCGTGATCGGCTTCAACGTGCGTGCCGA contains the following coding sequences:
- the infB gene encoding translation initiation factor IF-2: MSQQTTIRKLAELVNTPVDKLLVQLAEAGMKFSGPDQVVTSTEKVKLLGFLRRSHGKTEQPVESTDEAAKKITLNRRKLQEVTVSAGRSKTTVNVEVRQKRTYMKDASGKPMTADEERADILRKLEESRQRNLDEQRALAEKDRARDEEIARKRQEEIDAKERAEAERKAAEAAAEAAKNAPPAPAPVAAKPAAADAPARNARPAAPSAARPAPRSDDRNSNNNNNRPGAKRDDDGGNRFAGQLHLSAADRARRGNNSNSRGRPTGRVQHGSRRDSNQSRSGGGAHGFERPVAPIVRDVTIGDTITVADLAQKLAVKGGDVVKALFKMGVMATITQTIDHDTAALVTEELGHNVIRANTNDAEDALLALAGGNQGEPVARPPVVTIMGHVDHGKTSLLDYIRRTKVATGEAGGITQHIGAYHVETPKGVISFLDTPGHAAFTSMRARGAKLTDIVVLVVAADDGVMPQTKEAIQHARSAGVPLIVAINKIDKSGADPMRVKNELLTEQVVSEDFGGDTQMVEISAKAGLGIDDLLDAISIQAELLELKAVADGRASGVVIESSLDKGRGPIATVLVQQGSLKKGDYLVCGIQYGRVRALFDETGAQPDQAGPSIPVQVLGLSGVPDAGDDFVVVEDERLAKDVAQQRETKRRESRLVQSAGSRMEDIMATLGKGDGQQVLNLVIKADVQGSVQALSQALVALSNDDIRINVIHSGVGGITESDANSAVASKATVIGFNVRADASARRIIESNGVDLRYFSIIYDVIDQVKQVASGLLGVEIREEIIGIAQVRDVFRSSKFGAVAGCMIIEGTVKRSKPIRVLRDSVVVFEGELESLRRFKENVEEVRNGTECGIGVKAYNDVKPGDQIECFERIEVPRTL